The proteins below are encoded in one region of Aphelocoma coerulescens isolate FSJ_1873_10779 chromosome 4, UR_Acoe_1.0, whole genome shotgun sequence:
- the LOC138110012 gene encoding uncharacterized protein yields the protein MVTPRSVKEGQEVLQMPKQRLLCRLWCRPWQSSCAPAARGDPRGMQRSTRRPWGSTGDAEIHPQTMAKQLCPCSPWGSTGDAEIHPQTMAKQLCPCSPWGSTGDAEIHPQTMAKQLCPCSPWGSTGDAEIHPQTMAKQLCPCSPWGSTGDAEIHPQTMAKQLCPCSPWGSTGDAEIHPQTMGIHGGCRDPPADHGKAAVPLQPMGIHGGCRDPPADHGKAAVPLQPMGIHGGCRDPPADHGKAAVPLQPVGIHGGCRDPPADHGKAAVPLQPMGIHGGCRDPPAARGEVPVPERVDAWRRLGSSGRRSRERGPCFQAGAACPWRTAPCGKRAPAQQFWEGCVPVGGAQAAAGAVWLLLLRMDPRREVQENCLPWEGPHGLTGEDSSAGAAEGSLGQVGLPGMAVTERGLSLIPEADVEEGAKCHQAVTVLREW from the exons gtgctccagatgCCGAAGCAGAGattgctctgcaggctgtggtgcagaccatggcaaagcagctgtgcccctgcagcccgtggggatccacgggggatgcagagatccacccgcagaccatggggatccacgggggatgcagagatccacccgcagacCATGgcaaagcagctgtgcccctgcagcccatggggatccacgggggatgcagagatccacccgcagacCATGgcaaagcagctgtgcccctgcagcccatggggatccacgggggatgcagagatccacccgcagacCATGgcaaagcagctgtgcccctgcagcccgtggggatccacgggggatgcagagatccacccgcagacCATGgcaaagcagctgtgcccctgcagcccatggggatccacgggggatgcagagatccacccgcagacCATGgcaaagcagctgtgcccctgcagcccgtggggatccacgggggatgcagagatccacccgcagaccatggggatccacgggggatgcagagatccacccgcagacCATGgcaaagcagctgtgcccctgcagcccatggggatccacgggggatgcagagatccacccgcagacCATGgcaaagcagctgtgcccctgcagcccatggggatccacgggggatgcagagatccacccgcagacCATGgcaaagcagctgtgcccctgcagcccgtggggatccacgggggatgcagagatccacccgcagacCATGgcaaagcagctgtgcccctgcagcccatggggatccacgggggatgcagagatccacccgcagcccgtggggaggtgcccgtgccggagcgggtggatgcctggaggaggctgggaTCCAGTGGAAGACGCAGtagagagagagggccctgcttccaggctggagcagcctgtccttggaggactgcaccctgtggaaagagagccccagcacagcagttctgggagggctgtgtgcctgtgggaggggctcaggctgcagcaggggcggtgtggctgctgctcctgagaatGGACCCACGCCGGGAAGTtcaggagaactgtctcccgtgggagggaccccacggcctcacaggggaagaCTCCTCTGCCGGAGCAGCGGAAGGAAGTCTCG GGCAGGTTGGATTACCTGGCATGGCAGTCACTGAGCGTGGGCTTTCCCTCATTCCTGAGGCTGATGTGGAAGAGGGAGCCAAATGCCACCAAGCAGTGACTGTGTTACGTGAGTGGTGA